A region of Thermobifida halotolerans DNA encodes the following proteins:
- a CDS encoding MFS transporter, which yields MRNPRADSFGHGIPRQSDGRHEQLPAFEDSGHADPPAAPSPPSNWRSGYRDVLRIGEFRALWLAHALSMTGSYLLNIAVAVLVYQRTDSALATGLTLALTFLPPLIAGPLLSGLADLLPRRRIMIVSDVVRAVLVACISIPGLPVGAIWLLLFCSVLPTIPFGAARAALLTQIAQGERFVAGSTLINLTSQAGTLVGLAAGGAVVALIDARPAVLYNGLTFLASAAIIALWVRPRPAPTARESDRPSLWQVMRDGPRLVLTDARLRTLALLAWLAGCYVIPYGIATPMAAEMGGGAATAGLIMAAPSIGAILGGLPLTRLVSPETRTRLLGPLAVVASLPLVAWVLEPPLWAMVLLLVVSGMAASYQFVANATFVLCAPSVGRGAAFGLVAAGLQVAQGISIAVASFLVEHIGAHLVIASAGAVGALGAAALALPWSRLSPGAVRMMQDGPER from the coding sequence TTTCGGCCATGGTATTCCACGACAGAGCGACGGACGGCACGAACAGCTGCCCGCGTTCGAGGACTCCGGCCACGCCGACCCGCCCGCAGCCCCCTCGCCGCCCTCCAACTGGCGCAGCGGCTACCGAGACGTGCTCCGCATCGGCGAGTTCCGGGCGCTGTGGTTGGCCCACGCGCTGTCGATGACCGGCAGCTACCTGCTGAACATCGCCGTGGCGGTGCTGGTGTACCAGCGCACCGACTCCGCTCTGGCCACCGGCCTCACCCTCGCGTTGACCTTCCTGCCCCCGCTCATCGCGGGACCGCTGCTGTCGGGCCTGGCCGACCTGCTGCCCCGCCGCCGCATCATGATCGTCAGCGACGTGGTGCGCGCCGTGCTGGTCGCGTGCATCAGCATTCCCGGACTCCCGGTGGGGGCCATCTGGCTGTTGCTGTTCTGCTCGGTGCTGCCCACCATCCCGTTCGGCGCGGCCCGGGCCGCGCTACTGACCCAGATCGCCCAGGGCGAGCGCTTCGTCGCCGGTTCCACCCTCATCAACCTCACCTCCCAGGCGGGCACCCTGGTGGGCCTGGCCGCGGGCGGCGCCGTGGTCGCCCTGATCGACGCCCGTCCCGCCGTGCTCTACAACGGACTGACGTTCCTGGCCTCGGCGGCCATCATCGCGCTGTGGGTGCGCCCCAGGCCCGCGCCGACGGCCAGGGAGTCCGACCGCCCCTCCCTGTGGCAGGTCATGCGGGACGGACCGCGTCTGGTCCTCACCGACGCGCGGCTGCGCACCCTGGCCCTGCTCGCCTGGCTCGCCGGGTGCTACGTCATCCCCTACGGGATCGCCACCCCGATGGCCGCGGAGATGGGCGGCGGGGCGGCGACCGCGGGTCTCATCATGGCGGCCCCGTCGATCGGGGCGATACTCGGCGGTCTCCCGCTGACCCGCCTGGTCTCGCCGGAGACACGCACCCGCCTGCTGGGCCCCCTGGCGGTGGTCGCGTCACTCCCCCTGGTGGCCTGGGTGCTCGAACCCCCGCTGTGGGCGATGGTGCTGCTCCTGGTGGTCTCGGGCATGGCCGCGTCCTACCAGTTCGTGGCCAACGCCACGTTCGTGCTGTGCGCGCCCTCGGTCGGCCGCGGGGCGGCGTTCGGCCTGGTGGCGGCGGGACTCCAGGTCGCCCAGGGGATCAGCATCGCGGTGGCCAGCTTCCTGGTGGAACACATCGGCGCCCACCTCGTCATCGCCTCAGCGGGCGCCGTGGGTGCCCTGGGCGCCGCCGCCCTGGCGCTGCCCTGGTCCCGCCTGTCCCCCGGCGCGGTCAGGATGATGCAGGACGGCCCGGAGCGGTAG
- a CDS encoding PspC domain-containing protein, translating to MSENFTKKTLRRSGSNRIITGVCGGIGEFLGVDANLIRLAFAVFTLLGGSGVLLYIIAWLVIPEEGAGSSVLEHIIRTFQGKESKL from the coding sequence ATGAGCGAGAACTTCACGAAGAAGACCCTGCGACGCAGTGGCAGCAACCGGATAATCACCGGAGTGTGCGGCGGTATCGGCGAGTTCCTCGGGGTGGACGCCAACCTCATCCGTCTCGCCTTCGCCGTCTTCACCCTGCTGGGCGGCAGCGGCGTCCTGCTCTACATCATCGCCTGGCTGGTGATCCCCGAGGAGGGGGCGGGCTCCTCGGTGCTGGAGCACATCATCCGCACCTTCCAGGGCAAGGAGTCCAAGCTGTGA
- a CDS encoding alanine/glycine:cation symporter family protein yields MQALTDALGVVNDQLWTFVAIPLLVVVSLYFTVRSKAVQLRLVPEMARTMFEPSGTAPDGKKAISSFQAFSVSAAARVGTGNVAGVAIAIALGGPGAVLWMWVMGIIAGSAAFVESTLAQLYKVRDRAGYRGGPAYYMLYGLRSRWLGAVFAVVTIFTFGFVFTSVQANSIVAAVSNSVSTATGAEAASWLAPAIGVGLVVLIGAIVLGGVRRIAHVAQTAVPFMALIYLLMGIAVVAMNIDRVPAVLADIVASAFGLREIGAAGVGTAIMMGIRRGLFSNEAGMGSAPNAGATAAVSHPVKQGLTQTFGVYFDTLVVCSITAFIILVSNPVYGEEVGASLTQNALEANLGTWSLHMLTLIIFLLAFTSALGNYYYGESNLWFLTSKPALMTAYRAVFLLMLFIGSVASLSLVWTMADVTMGVMVVLNLAAILPMGALAVRLLKDYTDQRKQGLNPVFTRDRLPGVTGVQCWDEPETADRSPDVAVAD; encoded by the coding sequence ATGCAAGCACTGACCGACGCCCTGGGCGTCGTGAACGACCAGCTCTGGACGTTCGTCGCCATCCCGCTCCTCGTGGTCGTCAGCCTCTACTTCACCGTCCGCTCCAAAGCCGTGCAACTCAGGCTGGTACCGGAGATGGCCCGCACCATGTTCGAGCCGTCCGGGACCGCGCCCGACGGCAAGAAGGCCATCTCGTCCTTCCAGGCGTTCTCGGTCTCGGCCGCCGCCCGGGTGGGGACGGGCAACGTCGCGGGAGTGGCGATCGCGATCGCACTCGGCGGCCCCGGAGCCGTCCTGTGGATGTGGGTCATGGGCATCATCGCGGGCTCGGCCGCGTTCGTGGAGTCGACCCTGGCCCAATTGTACAAGGTCCGCGACAGGGCCGGATATCGCGGCGGCCCCGCCTACTACATGCTGTACGGGCTCAGGTCCCGCTGGCTGGGCGCCGTCTTCGCCGTCGTCACCATCTTCACGTTCGGCTTCGTCTTCACCTCGGTCCAGGCCAACAGCATCGTCGCCGCCGTGTCCAACTCGGTGAGCACCGCCACCGGCGCCGAGGCCGCGTCGTGGCTGGCCCCGGCCATCGGCGTCGGACTGGTGGTCCTGATCGGCGCCATCGTCCTCGGCGGCGTGCGCCGCATCGCCCACGTCGCCCAGACGGCGGTGCCGTTCATGGCCCTGATCTACCTGCTCATGGGCATCGCCGTGGTGGCCATGAACATCGACCGGGTCCCCGCGGTGCTCGCCGACATCGTCGCCTCCGCGTTCGGGCTGCGCGAGATCGGCGCGGCCGGCGTCGGCACCGCGATCATGATGGGAATCCGCCGCGGCCTGTTCTCCAACGAGGCGGGCATGGGGTCGGCTCCCAACGCGGGAGCCACCGCCGCGGTGAGCCACCCGGTCAAGCAGGGGCTGACGCAGACCTTCGGGGTCTACTTCGACACCCTCGTCGTCTGCTCCATCACCGCGTTCATCATCCTGGTCTCCAACCCCGTCTACGGCGAGGAGGTCGGCGCGTCCCTCACCCAGAACGCGCTGGAGGCCAACCTGGGCACGTGGTCGCTGCACATGCTCACACTCATCATCTTCCTCCTGGCGTTCACCTCGGCCCTGGGCAACTACTACTACGGCGAGTCCAACCTGTGGTTCCTGACCAGCAAGCCCGCGCTGATGACCGCCTACCGGGCGGTCTTTCTGTTGATGCTGTTCATCGGCTCCGTCGCCTCGCTGAGCCTGGTGTGGACCATGGCCGACGTGACGATGGGGGTCATGGTGGTGCTCAACCTGGCCGCCATCCTGCCGATGGGGGCGCTGGCGGTGCGCCTGCTCAAGGACTACACCGACCAGCGGAAGCAGGGCCTCAACCCGGTGTTCACCCGGGACCGGCTGCCGGGCGTGACCGGAGTGCAGTGCTGGGACGAGCCCGAGACGGCCGACCGTAGCCCCGACGTGGCCGTCGCCGACTGA